In Aspergillus nidulans FGSC A4 chromosome II, a single window of DNA contains:
- a CDS encoding EGFR-like transmembrane domain-containing protein (transcript_id=CADANIAT00004944) → MSSDDSDCTSGSENCHFSCPSGGTWYVCPEAPFFVGCCSSDPCTNTDSNSTNPCPDVYAASFDGSIYDSIRPNTCIDESNDNWYTCNFTQPRFMGCCSINPCANGTCPHENVLPAAWSQSRGDQYELFLDEASSTDGGDGGLSGGAIAGIVIGAVAGLVLLLAAFWFWRKKRRGTDGKGGYAPGHGTGPATEGEYGYQQPTSPYQDSHFSSPGQTTISAGVKYPSGSTFSPSLSPPMPSEGGRPISEISGSDEHFRHQSGPNHGLGVFAKPDPIPELDSAAKPPEVHELDGFSRS, encoded by the exons ATGAGCTCCGACGATTCCGACTGCACCTCCGGCTCCGAAAACTGCCACTTCAGCTGCCCCTCTGGCGGAACGTGGTATGTCTGCCCAGAGGcgcccttcttcgtcggtTGCTGCAGCTCTGATCCATGCACCAACACCGACTCCAACTCGACTAACCCATGCCCTGATGTCTATGCCGCCTCTTTTGACGGATCCATCTACGACTCCATCCGACCAAACACTTGCATCGACGAGAGTAACGATAACTGGTACACATGCAACTTCACGCAACCGCGGTTTATGGGATGCTGCAGCATCAATCCCTGTGCGAACGGGACGTGTCCGCACGAGAATGTCTTGCCGGCCGCGTGGAGCCAGAGTCGCGGGGATCAGTATGAGTTGTTTCTGGACGAGGCGAGCTCAACTGATGGAGGCGATGGGGGGTTGTCTGGAGGCGCAATTGCGGGGATCGTGATTGGAGCTGTGGCTGGGCTCGTCTTGCTGCTGGCCGcgttctggttctggaggaaAAAGAGACGTGGTACAGATGGGAAGGGCGGGTATGCGCCCGGTCACGGGACAGGGCCAGCCACAGAAGGCGAGTATGGGTATCAGCAGCCGACCTCGCCGTACCAAG ACTCGCACTTCTCCAGCCCAGGCCAAACCACCATTAGCGCAGGGGTTAAGTACCCCTCTGGCTCGACATTCAGCCCGTCGCTGTCGCCGCCAATGCCCTCCGAGGGCGGGCGCCCGATCTCTGAGATCAGCGGGAGTGACGAGCATTTCCGACACCAGTCGGGCCCGAACCACGGGCTTGGCGTATTTGCGAAGCCCGACCCGATCCCGGAACTCGATAGTGCGGCGAAGCCGCCCGAGGTACATGAATTGGATGGATTCAGCCGGTCATAA
- a CDS encoding putative C6 transcription factor (transcript_id=CADANIAT00004951) translates to MENASLDQNLIDQPQQLATPLDSDPGSPLPANSNTAGARSPSRPSTSPTAAEARVPIPRLGASERVPSHTRIPRACANCQKKKTKCDSRKPTCGFCLRSGTACTYTKSKRESQQLQVQSLEKRLTAYESLLRDIVSRSDHDHRQTIHDAIRHHFQASPEFFSTLLSAQPLSGQRIPSPRPGLSLRRMHLAWQSNEKSNALVLCQEPPIRVTSIRHWTSLVDDDVASHLLSFYFTWENPTWQLIDQELFMHDLEHRRTRFCSSLLVHTLLFFGCSFSYNLDRITDRREEKVLGEKLYGAVQRLWLQEKESTDLPTVQASILIGLLCCTFGIDKLGTSYIIHGAELSARYNIDESDCPYFSCDGNDNPTTISNSQKLVSWAIFDIQALACQVYRKSSSCKGPPAIRFSPEEAGMLDEGAGWRPYPFETSAMQPFFHTAAMVRGDLVTMVHDIARFALKFPASALSKEDCDYGSSMYQRLRNWKTMLPWSVLPEHNSTPHIICLHLYYQATIVSLCEIFLLNADSTSTLSHLSFNPLQIKSQALDVIGSLILFYKSTHGYKSIPIVMLHYFCVAGVHAVSKLHPSEPKWGAILEGSVLGLWHMSLGWGRLTKAFLRIIDLALKARRLDRSFIPPRVSAICDQLNGSLWTGLDTVSLAADYMVHHDPAVLGQTSGAGSRLKAHALQELLVVMEGLTVSPSASATG, encoded by the exons ATGGAGAATGCGAGCCTCGACCAAAATCTGATTgatcagcctcagcagctCGCGACTCCGCTCGACTCCGACCCCGGTTCGCCTTTGCCCGCGAACAGTAACACTGCCGGCGCCCGGTCTCCCAGTAGGCCGAGTACCAGTCCCACcgcagcagaagccagaGTGCCCATCCCCAGACTCGGCGCTTCTGAGAGGGTTCCCAGCCACACGCGCATTCCCCGCGCCTGCGCCAactgccagaagaagaagacaaagtgCGATAGCCGGAAACCAACATGTGGCTTTTGCCTTCGGTCTGGCACGGCCTGCACGTACACAAAGTCAAAACGCGAAAGCCAACAATTGCAGGTTCAATCCCTAGAGAAGAGGCTGACTGCCTATGAGTCTTTGTTGCGAGATATTGTCTCCCGAAGCGATCATGACCACCGCCAGACAATTCATGATGCCATCCGA CATCACTTCCAGGCGTCCCCCGAGTTCTTCTCGACCCTCCTCTCTGCACAACCGCTCTCCGGGCAGCGGATACCGTCGCCCAGGCCCGGGCTCTCGTTGAGGCGAATGCATCTAGCATGGCAGTCGAATGAGAAAAGCAATGCACTGGTGCTCTGTCAAGAGCCCCCGATCAGAGTCACCTCGATACGGCATTGGACGTCATTGGTCGATGACGATGTCGCTAGCCATTTGCTCTCCTTTTATTTCACGTGGGAAAATCCCACATGGCAGCTTATCGACCAAGAGCTATTCATGCATGATCTAGAACACCGGCGCACGAGATTCTGCTCCTCCTTACTCGTGCATACACTCCTCTTTTTCGGTTGT AGTTTTTCATACAACCTTGACCGTATCACCGATCGtcgagaggagaaggtgcTGGGTGAGAAGCTTTATGGCGCTGTGCAGCGTCTTTGGCtacaagagaaagagagcaCCGACCTTCCCACGGTCCAGGCCAGCATACTGATCggtcttctttgctgcaCGTTTGGCATCGACAAACTCGGCACCAGCTATATTATCCATGGAGCAGAATTGAGCGCGAGGTATAATATTGATGAAAGTGACTGCCCTTACTTTTCCTGCGATGGTAACGACAATCCAACAACGATCTCGAACTCTCAGAAGCTGGTCTCTTGGGCTATCTTCGATATCCAAGC ATTAGCGTGCCAGGTGTACAGAAAAAGTTCTTCTTGCAAGGGACCTCCAGCTATCAGGTTCTCACCAGAGGAGGCTGGAATGTTagatgaaggagctggatggCGTCCTTATCCGTTCGAGACGTCAGCCATGCAGCCATTCTTTCATACGGCCGCGATGGTAAGGGGCGACCTGGTCACGATGGTCCATGACATCGCCCGATTTGCTCTCAAATTTCCTGCTTCAGCCTTAAGCAAGGAAGACTGTGACTATGGAAGTAGCATGTACCAGCGGCTTCGTAACTGGAAAACGATGTTGCCATGGAGCGTGCTCCCTGAGCATAACAGTACACCGCACATTATATGCTTACA TCTGTACTACCAGGCGACAATTGTGTCTCTATGCGAGATCTTCCTCTTAAATGCAGATTCGACCTCGACTCTGTCCCACCTTTCCTTCAACCCTTTGCAGATTAAGTCCCAGGCTCTGGACGTCATCGGctccctcatcctcttctacaAATCGACACACGGTTATAAATCCATCCCCATCGTCATGCTGCACTACTTCTGCGTGGCTGGGGTCCATGCCGTCTCAAAGCTCCACCCAAGCGAGCCCAAATGGGGCGCCATCCTCGAAGGTTCAGTCCTCGGCCTCTGGCACATGAGCCTAGGCTGGGGCCGTCTCACTAAAGCGTTCTTACGCATCATTGACTTGGCTCTGAAAGCCAGACGTCTTGACCGTTCCTTTATTCCGCCCAGGGTATCAGCCATCTGCGACCAGCTCAATGGGAGCCTCTGGACGGGCTTGGATACTGTGTCCCTTGCTGCCGATTATATGGTACATCATGATCCAGCGGTCCTGGGCCAAACATCCGGCGCGGGATCTAGGCTTAAGGCGCATGCTTTGCAGGAGCTCCtggtggtgatggagggCCTCACTGTCTCTCCGAGTGCGTCTGCTACGGGATGA
- a CDS encoding uncharacterized protein (transcript_id=CADANIAT00004952) has product MPSRRSHTKSRRGCFQCKRRHVKCDEELPRCSLCRKRGLDCDYPQSGDADGQLPLTPQGSNQHNDTLTSSEGWSAQTRMLEMKLFHHYTVEASFTLRQDVLEAGHFQVAVPRLATSNPFLLDILLAFAALHLAFLEQGDSKWLEIALKYQSRACSAFSRVLADLAPETLGPAFICSIFIMLCAFAYPCVSQNRDTFDPLLQVLEINRLLTGCAFLFEQLDSVEQPEEIKAWFIYKRRVVLLKQGQVEDAQEDPGLEQLQRDLLKSLNHLRSSIDSTESPHKAIYLSTWDTLQEMVKEWPRGRNQGGILAFPIHISKEFMARLQEGDWIARILFLHYGVGMHLLSNKWYVGTWGRRLVATGLGPQEEVPEVWQETVQWARQAVAYTVPYDGERQKEKSEMGLR; this is encoded by the exons ATGCCCTCACGTCGCAGCCATACAAAGTCCCGGCGAGGTTGTTTTCAATGTAAGCGGAGACATGTCAAG TGCGACGAGGAGCTTCCTAGATGTAGTCTTTGCAGGAAGCGAGGCCTAGATTGCGACTATCCGCAGTCCGGGGACGCAGATGGCCAGCTTCCTCTCACTCCACAAGGCTCCAATCAACATAATGACACACTGACCAGCTCCGAAGGCTGGTCCGCACAGACGCGGATGCTAGAGATGAAACTCTTCCATCATTACACTGTCGAAGCCTCATTCACGCTGCGACAAGATGTCCTAGAGGCCGGCCATTTCCAAGTGGCCGTCCCGCGCCTCGCAACATCAAATCCCTTCTTGCTGGACATTTTGCTCGCATTTGCAGCCCTGCACCTGGCGTTCCTCGAGCAAGGCGATAGCAAATGGCTTGAGATTGCACTCAAGTACCAGAGTCGTGCATGCTCAGCCTTTAGTCGGGTGCTGGCCGACCTTGCGCCCGAGACTCTGGGGCCGGCGTTCATTTGCTCGATCTTCATCATGCTCTGTGCATTTGCGTACCCGTGTGTGTCGCAAAACCGGGATACGTTCGATCCGCTTCTGCAAGTGCTGGAAATCAACCGGCTACTTACCGGATGCGCGTTCCTCTTTGAGCAGCTAGACAGCGTGGAGCAGCCAGAGGAGATCAAGGCGTGGTTTATCTATAAACGGAGAGTGGTGCTTCTGAAACAGGGGCAGGTAGAGGA CGCGCAGGAAGACCCTGGTCTAGAGCAGTTACAACG GGACCTGCTCAAGTCACTCAATCATCTCCGCAGCTCAATAGATTCGACAGAGTCCCCGCACAAAGCGATATACCTCAGCACCTGGGACACGCTGCAAGAAATGGTCAAGGAATGGCCGCGCGGGAGGAATCAAGGCGGAATTCTGGCGTTCCCGATCCACATCAGCAAGGAATTTATGGCGCGACTGCAGGAGGGAGACTGGATAGCGCGGATTCTATTCTTGCACTACGGCGTTGGGATGCATCTTCTTAGTAATAAGTGGTATGTGGGAACCTGGGGTCGCCGCCTGGTTGCGACGGGGCTTGGGCCACAGGAGGAGGTACCTGAGGTTTGGCAGGAGACGGTCCAGTGGGCGAGGCAGGCAGTTGCCTATACGGTGCCATATGACGGGGAGAgacagaaggagaagagtgAGATGGGGTTAAGGTAA
- the zrfD gene encoding putative plasma membrane zinc ion transporter (transcript_id=CADANIAT00004946) yields the protein MNCPSRTDDTLPHCDWNQNPPFLAPDLTTRQDLNGISNVREFKDAGTGVITMQHCLHDADLLSRYKRESEVLRQMHPRASLTQSVLATAVLISASGFVDWLTGTVVPFRQTTTASVGHLVLDKETMQVRRYAKRQACASGGVDGSEYNTSLHVGALFIILGVSTLACALPILVIRFSRLRIPPAFLFFVRHFGTGVLIATAFVHLLPTAFTLLGDPCLSNFWTTDYPAMPGAISLGGIFLVTLIEMVFSPVRQATRKVSKQTDQESAPPAGTDHLSGGNHEQSCDCDRSPHIRPKGPLVGRAASFSRAIHRIGEESDRIHRISSAPEASPLPRVSEVKRFTHRQGSVDEFQLSEKQKYNKDVMQVFMLEVGILFHSVFIGMSLSVSVGNEFVVLLIAIVFHQTFEGLALGSRIASLEWPDKAIQPWLMSLAYGCTTPIGQAIGIATHSLYSPDSEVGLLLVGTMNAISAGLLIFASLIELLSEDFLSDESWRVLRGRRRVIACALVFLGAFCMSLVGAWA from the exons ATGAATTGTCCATCCCGCACCGATGATACGCTCCCCCACTGCGACTGGAACCAGAACCCGCCGTTTCTGGCGCCTGACTTAACAACCCGTCAGGACCTCAATGGCATCTCCAATGTTCGCGAGTTTAAGgatgctgggactggggTCATCACCATGCAGCACTGTCTGCACGACGCAGACTTACTGTCTCGTTACAAACGCGAATCTGAGGTGTTGCGGCAAATGCACCCGAGGGCGTCCCTGACCCAGTCAG TGCTGGCCACAGCCGTTTTAATTTCCGCCAGTGGTTTTGTTGACTGGTTGACTGGGACCGTTGTTCCTTTTCGACAGACTACTACGGCTTCGGTTGGACATCTAGTACTAGATAAGGAAActatgcaggtgcgcaggTATGCTAAGCGACAGGCCTGCGCGTCAGGTGGTGTCGATGGTAGTGAATACAATACCTCGCTACACGTGGGAGCTCTgttcatcatcctcgggGTGTCAACTCTCGCCTGTGCTCTGCCTATATTGGTTATCCGCTTCTCTCGTCTGCGTATACCGCCagcttttctcttttttgtGCGTCATTTCGGTACAGGCGTCCTCATTGCCACAGCTTTTGTGCATCTCCTCCCGACGGCCTTTACTTTACTAGGCGACCCATGTCTGTCTAACTTTTGGACCACCGATTACCCTGCTATGCCGGGAGCGATCTCCCTGGGCGGGATATTCCTTGTCACCTTGATTGAGATGGTCTTTAGTCCCGTTCGACAAGCTACCCGGAAGGTCTCAAAACAAACTGATCAAGAGTCGGCACCCCCTGCTGGCACGGATCACCTCTCTGGTGGCAACCACGAACAATCTTGCGATTGCGATAGAAGCCCTCATATACGTCCAAAAGGACCATTAGTCGGCAGAGCTGCCAGTTTCAGCCGTGCAATCCACCGCATCGGCGAAGAATCGGACAGGATACATCGCATCTCTTCTGCGCCCGAAGCCAGCCCTCTTCCGCGAGTCAGCGAAGTCAAGCGGTTTACCCACCGCCAAGGCAGCGTGGACGAGTTTCAGCTGTcggagaagcagaagtaCAATAAGGATGTCATGCAAGTGTTTATGCTCGAGGTCGGAATTCTATTTCACAGCGTCTTCATCGGCATGTCCTTGAGTGTATCGGTGGGGAATGAGTTTGTGGTTCTCTTGATCGCCATTGTCTTTCATC AAACCTTTGAAGGCCTCGCGCTTGGCTCTCGCATCGCGAGCTTGGAATGGCCTGACAAGGCCATTCAGCCATGGCTTATGTCACTGGCTTATGGATGCAC TACACCCATCGGGCAAGCGATTGGTATCGCAACGCATTCGCTGTATAGCCCTGATTCAGAGGTCGGACTGCTCCTAGTGGGCACAATGAACGCCATCTCAGCAGGGCTGCTGATCTTCGCCTCGTTAATCGAGCTGTTGTCGGAAGACTTTTTGAGTGACGAGAGTTGGAGAGTGCTGCGTGGCCGCAGGAGAGTGATTGCATGCGCACTAGTCTTTCTGGGGGCATTCTGTATGAGTCTTGTTGGAGCTTGGGCGTAG
- a CDS encoding sideroflexin family transporter (transcript_id=CADANIAT00004945): protein MSASLPGDRELPHSQYDLNTYWGRVRHAADISDPRMLFVSSAGLEQAKRLISSYKQNEVPTMNAELWRAKKVVDSTLHPDTGEPVFLPFRMSCYVLSNLVVTAGMLTPGLKTTGTLLWQIANQSLNVAINNANSNKSTPLSVSQMAKSYLMAVSASCSVALGLNALVPRLKNVSPNTKLILGRLVPFAAVSSASALNVFLMRSEEIRQGIDVYPVPEKEGEPVQSLGRSKVAAKIAVGETAISRVLNATPIMVVPPLILVQLEKRKLLSPRMVLPANLGLVLATSLFALPLALGAFPQRQAISAASLEEEFWNRGGKDGKVEFNRGM, encoded by the exons ATGTCCGCCTCGCTTCCCGGCGATCGGGAGCTTCCCCACTCGCAATATGACCTAAACACCTACTGGGGTCGCGTGCGCCATGCGGCCGACATTTCCGATCCAAG GATGCTATTCGTCTCTTCAGCGGGACTGGAGCAGGCAAAGCGCCTTATCTCCTCCTACAAGCAGAACGAGGTCCCGACAATGAATGCGGAGTTatggagggcgaagaaggtggtGGATTCGACATTACACCCGG ACACGGGCGAGCCTgtcttcctccccttccgcATGTCATGCTACGTCCTCTCTAACCTGGTCGTTACGGCGGGAATGCTCACACCGGGCCTTAAG ACCACCGGGACTTTGCTCTGGCAGATTGCAAATCAGTCTCTCAACGTGGCAATCAATAATGCCAACTCGAACAAATCAACACCCCTCTCCGTTTCGCAGATGGCTAAATCCTACCTCATGGCCGTGTCCGCTTCATGCTCCGTCGCGCTCGGCCTGAACGCTCTCGTCCCCCGTCTTAAGAACGTCTCCCCCAATACCAAGCTCATCCTCGGCCGACTCGTCCCCTTCGCTGCCGTCTCGAGCGCCAGCGCGCTCAACGTATTCCTCATGCGCAGCGAGGAAATCCGTCAGGGCATCGACGTATACCCCGTTCCTGAGAAAGAGGGCGAGCCGGTCCAGAGTCTCGGACGGAGCAAGGTCGCTGCTAAGATCGCTGTCGGTGAGACAGCTATCAGCCGAGTTCTGAACGCGACCCCGATCATGGTCGTTCCTCCTCTGATCCTtgtgcagctggagaagaggaagctgctcAGTCCGCGCATGGTCCTCCCGGCCAACCTAGGGCTGGTTCTCGCCACATCCTTGTTCGCCCTGCCCTTGGCCCTGGGTGCGTTTCCGCAACGGCAGGCTATCAGCGCGGcgtcgctggaggaggaatTCTGGAATCGCGGTGGAAAGGACGGAAAGGTCGAGTTCAACCGGGGAATGTAA
- a CDS encoding putative DUF814 domain protein (transcript_id=CADANIAT00004947), whose protein sequence is MVYYFTSNVVQPSAYIYMGKDKFENEDLIKYGLEKDVWYGFPKSAFHVDNLSSAHVYVRLRDGESWDNIPQELLVDCAQLTKANSIEGNKKDNITVIYTPWSNLMKDGSMATGQVSFHNHKLVKKVFVAQRENAIVNRLNKTKVEKYPDLRAEKEDYKKMLQREERKIREEKKNREKQEKREREQLKWQKDHAYDDLFSEENMEASNNQDRDPNFLDDFM, encoded by the exons ATGGTCTACTACTTTACGTCGAATGTGGTGCAGCCGTCTGCCTACATTTATATGGGGAAGGACAAGTTCGAGA ACGAGGATCTGATTAAATAtgggttggagaaggatgTTTGGTACGGCTTTCCCAAATCTGCC TTCCACGTCGATAACCTGTCGAGCGCACACGTTTACGTCCGGCTCCGCGATGGCGAATCATGGGACAACATCCCGCAAGAGCTCCTGGTAGATTGTGCCCAGCTTACCAAGGCAAACTCAATCGAGG GAAACAAGAAAGATAATATTACGGTCATCTATACCCCTTGGTCGAATCTAATGAAAGATGGCTCCATGGCAACGGGTCAGGTATCGTTCCACAACCACAAGCTGGTTAAGAAGGTTTTCGTTGCACAGCGGGAGAACGCCATCGTGAACCGTTTGAATAAAACGAAGGTTGAGAAGTACCCCGATCTGcgagcggagaaggaggactACAAGAAAATGCTtcaaagagaggagagaaagatccgcgaggagaaaaagaacagggagaagcaggagaagagggagcgGGAGCAGTTGAAATGGCAAAAGGACCATGCATATGACGACTTATTTTCGGAGGAGAACATGGAGGCCAGCAACAACCAGGATCGGGATCCGAATTTCCTTGATGACTTTATGTGA
- a CDS encoding uncharacterized protein (transcript_id=CADANIAT00004948) → MTPSDPRRVASIMLSWCSLDLVSCTTLQTLWAGYGHICAITARATSDKAAKHLDNLCGGGSGTAGSTYHLILKLISPPRKGSSNADEGHLRKMLSYKVEQYFYTQVVPLLGDEVAVAKCLASTRDMEGQTGEEELKGSLATIMVDLRQKYPVAGEKRGVLSGVQVHGALNWLAGFHRRSWELLPGSLDGYVLPPLEEAKRRQNGEKNVGSGLWLNGGYTYLATRRKEYASLVQDSDSEWSEALCTPFEGSSLSVAEIVALFLTPCGRPLESYIHGDVKSENLFTTSDGEGVAFFDFQYVGLGLGVCDLAKLFTCSVPLHMLVADDNLPEQLVMSDGERQLLDAYRTSLLESKELGFYEWSTFKRHWETALVDWCRFQASWGFWGNTEWLEARVRSILNDQGWRNWLRQSIDTKQ, encoded by the coding sequence ATGACACCTTCAGATCCCCGCCGCGTTGCCAGCATCATGCTGTCGTGGTGCTCGCTCGACCTTGTCTCATGTACCACGCTACAGACTCTTTGGGCAGGGTATGGACATATCTGCGCCATCACTGCCCGAGCCACAAGCGacaaagcagccaagcaccTGGACAATCTTTGCGGAGGAGGATCAGGAACGGCGGGGTCTACCTATCATCTTATCCTGAAGCTCATCTCTCCCCCTCGGAAAGGCTCTAGCAATGCAGATGAAGGGCATCTGCGCAAGATGCTCAGCTACAAGGTAGAGCAGTATTTCTATACTCAAGTGGTGCCATTGCTCGGTGACGAGGTTGCCGTTGCCAAATGTCTTGCCTCGACGCGGGACATGGAGGGCCAGACgggtgaggaggaattgAAAGGTTCATTAGCCACTATCATGGTTGATCTGCGTCAGAAGTATCCAGTTgctggggagaagaggggcGTGCTGAGCGGTGTACAGGTGCATGGGGCGCtgaactggctggctggcttcCACCGCCGCTCGTGGGAGCTGCTGCCGGGTAGTCTTGACGGATATGTTTTGCCACCgcttgaagaagccaagagAAGACAGAACGGAGAGAAGAATGTTGGGAGTGGGCTTTGGCTTAACGGTGGGTACACGTACCTTGCGACGCGGCGAAAAGAGTACGCTTCGCTCGTCCAAGATTCTGACTCGGAGTGGTCAGAGGCCCTGTGCACGCCCTTTGAAGGCTCCTCACTCTCCGTAGCTGAGATTGTTGCATTGTTTTTGACTCCTTGTGGTAGGCCGCTAGAGTCATACATTCATGGCGATGTGAAGTCCGAGAATCTCTTCACGACAAGTGATGGAGAAGGCGTGGCCTTTTTTGACTTCCAGTACGtcgggctggggctgggaGTCTGTGACCTTGCCAAACTTTTTACATGCTCGGTGCCGTTACACATGCTTGTTGCCGATGATAATTTACCTGAGCAGCTGGTGATGAGTGACGGTGAGAGGCAACTGCTAGATGCATACCGCACGAGTCTGCTGGAAAGTAAAGAACTAGGATTCTATGAATGGTCCACGTTTAAACGGCATTGGGAAACTGCCCTGGTTGACTGGTGTCGGTTCCAGGCATCCTGGGGGTTTTGGGGCAACACCGAGTGGCTCGAGGCTCGTGTGAGATCGATCTTGAACGACCAAGGGTGGAGGAACTGGTTGCGACAGAGCATCGACACCAAGCAATGA
- a CDS encoding uncharacterized protein (transcript_id=CADANIAT00004950) codes for MVPGTPPGHWSSFALQGRVFQSRLQGAYLGHLTEENIE; via the exons ATGGTCCCCGGCACCCCTCCCGGACACTGGTCCAGTTTCGCTCTCCAGGGCCGAGTGTTTCAATCTCGTCTGCAAGGTGCATACTTGGGCCA CTTGACAGAGGAAAATAT agaaTAA
- a CDS encoding Zn(II)2Cys6 transcription factor (transcript_id=CADANIAT00004949): MTGNTDSSSRPSSLACLPCRQRHVKCDAVLPVCTRCRTTGSECQYVRSRRGLRSHGKKSLSKPLDENVFSVPADTIPDWLDAAFPSDLSIETLLQPHDGPIVQDFSLDETFALPESELVTPKVAYDPMIQLYYENFHPSHPFMVPRRALGTSLGFLIPPQLLSVMRYIGAHYYPDPALKQAFRQAAFDAPSNQSIEAGFKVQALLLLAITDHCYCHEQSAHRLIQTAVNLALETGMNRRRFASEHSYGHSVLEESWRRTYWELYVVDGLLAAMREQSSFRLYHQPANVQLPCDEKMYKSDETLENLQNNWSLGQDFSAFAYRISAMQKLGAVLGLNRSLEDGVGSHIETIDAHLVSSLMVLPPLHGESYDSSYHDEMIFQAQMILYLALIYLHHPRSGMRFASFHANPPTTCTRLQLPATLTTQSYCDSELRPSQTLDLHSHKLLRAADLLSGLATLPSPIHRRTPFFTCALAMCIIVHTAALLLVGAEKQEAIKARIQLSIGGLNVLGRTWPLSKSVRQQMVDMYQEVVGK, from the exons atgaCTGGCAACACCGATTCTTCATCGCGGCCATCTTCATTAGCGTGTCTTCCTTGCCGTCAACGCCATGTCAAGTGCGATGCCGTCTTGCCAGTTTGCACTCGCTGTCGGACAACGGGTTCTGAATGCCAGTATGTTCGCTCGAGGAGGGGGTTGCGGAGCCATGGCAAGAAATCTCTATCTAAACCACTAGACGAGAATGTCTTTTCAGTCCCCGCCGATACCATACCTGACTGGCTCGATGCTGCTTTCCCTTCAGACTTGAGCATAGAG ACGCTCCTACAACCGCATGATGGACCGATCGTCCAAGATTTCTCACTCGACGAAACGTTTGCCCTTCCTGAGTCCGAACTGGTTACCCCAAAGGTGGCTTATGACCCGATGATCCAGCTTTACTATGAGAACTTCCACCCCTCACATCCATTCATGGTGCCCAGGAGGGCACTGGGCACCTCGCTGGGCTTCTTAATACCTCCACAACTCCTCTCAGTCATGCGCTATATTGGTGCTCATTATTATCCAGACCCAGCCCTCAAGCAGGCATTTCGTCAAGCAGCGTTCGACGCACCCTCCAATCAATCCATAGAGGCCGGATTCAAAGTTCAGGCGTTGCTACTGCTAGCTATCACCGACCACTGCTACTGTCACGAGCAAAGCGCCCATCGATTGATACAAACGGCAGTCAACCTTGCGCTGGAGACTGGAATGAACCGCCGACGATTCGCCAGCGAGCATTCGTACGGCCATTCCGTACTGGAGGAGAGCTGGCGAAGGACTTACTGGGAGCTTTATGTTGTTGACGGACTTTTAGCAGCGATGCGCGAGCAGAGTTCGTTCCGATTATACCACCAGCCGGCGAATGTGCAATTACCCTGCGACGAGAAGATGTACAAGAGTGACGAG ACCCTGGAAAATCTCCAGAATAACTGGTCATTAGGGCAGGACTTTTCAGCATTCGCATATCGTATCAGTGCCATGCAGAAGCTAGGGGCCGTTCTTGGGCTCAACCGATCACTCGAAGACGGTGTAGGGTCCCATATCGAGACCATTGATGCTCACCTCGTTTCTTCACTTATGGTTCTCCCGCCCCTCCACGGCGAAAGCTACGACAGCTCCTATCACGACGAGATGATTTTCCAAGCCCAAATGATCCTATACTT AGCACTGATCTACCTCCATCATCCGCGCTCCGGCATGCGTTTCGCCTCCTTCCACGCTAACCCCCCTACCACCTGTACGCGGCTGCAGCTACCAGCAACATTAACCACACAATCATACTGTGATTCTGAACTTCGCCCATCTCAAACCCTCGACCTCCACTCCCATAAGCTCCTCCGCGCCGCAGACCTCCTCTCCGGTCTCGCAACTCTCCCGAGCCCCATCCACCGTCGAacgcccttcttcacctgTGCGCTGGCCATGTGCATTATTGTGCACACCGCAGCACTGCTTCTTGTTGGTGCTGAGAAACAGGAGGCTATCAAGGCGAGGATCCAGCTTAGTATAGGTGGATTGAATGTGCTAGGACGGACTTGGCCACTGTCGAAATCTGTGAGGCAGCAGATGGTCGATATGTATCAGGAGGTTGTAGGGAAATGA